TGTCCATTGCTTGCATTCTGTCTGCCGATGACGGCGACATTGAATGAACAAGGACAGAAGACAAGTTTAATAAACTTGCTTCATCCAGATCCAAACTATCCATATTTGAAGTCAAGGAGAGAGCAGCCTGGCAGTGAGGATGCAGTGTAATTGTTTTTACTCAGTGTACGATAAAATCGTATAGCTTTGGAGATGAGACTATatagaaaaaaaattttatATAATGATCTCTAATGGATTTTAAAAACTCCTCCAGAATTACGATTGATTTTACACAATGGTAAGTAGTATAATAGAATAATTACGATTTTCACGTAGGAGATAATGCAAACTTATAGACTCAAGCAGTTTCATCAGGACTGGAACTCTTCAGTTTTTCCAGTTTCTGCTGCAGCTCATTTATCCTTTCAAAAACCGCTTCATAGAGCTCATCAATAATTGGATGATGAGCAGATTTCCCAAGAGATTGTGTGCTAGCAATTGATGAAAAAGAATTTTGAATTTTTTGTGAACACACAAGCCATTCGTCAGAGTCCGCCTTGGTTATAATAGTATTAATATCCGCCGTAGAACTGGATGAGAATGGAGATTCTTCAGTAACCGAAGAATTCGTAAGCTGACCTGTTGGTCGCACTGATGGAGATTCGATATTCAAAGTTTCATCAGTTGCGTCGCTGACTAACCGAGAAATGTCCTGGATTGCTCTGGTAGTCGGAAAGCTATCATCTACGGATTTTCTAGTAAATTTCCCATCATTATCGAACTGCGGCGAATCATTCGTGTATTCGGAAGAAGAGGGAGAGTATTCCCCAATAGTCGAAATGGAATTGTGAGAACTCGACCGTGAAATGTCATTCCCACGCGCCTGTGAAAAAGGAACCACAGGAGCTTTAAAAATTTGTTTCAGATCATCATCTATGTTATAGTTTTGTTCTTTACGAACCATCGTATTTCTAAGCCCAACAGGACTGTCACCTGTACCGTTATTGACACTGCTACCGGCAGTATCATCCTCATTATTATTGTTATTGCTATAATTGTTGCCATTATTATCACTGTTACTTATATCCCTCTTGTAGTTTCTCGTTTTTTTAACATCTAACGGCAGCATGTCTGCTGTCGTAAAAGCAGCATCGCTTATAATATCGCTGACACCATCGTTGGTGGGATGGTGATCAATTAGCTTTGTTTCGTGAATCTCGTCTATATGCAGGATAACGTCATGCCCTTCATTATCTGAATTCGAATCAACTTCAATGTTATCATCAGAGGCAGATAGTTGGATGTATCGCTCTGCATAGGCGACAACTTCATTGAAACTAACTGACTTAGCATTCTCATCCAGTGTTTTCATAGGACTTTCAATGTCGTATTCACTGGACTTTGGCGGCTCAGTAACATCTTCTGGGGTCCCATGAGAGGAGAGATTTTCATTCTTCCAACAATTTAGTCTTGCAAGCCGTTCCGGGAAGGTCTCCAAAAGTTCGGCAGGGGCAAAGCCAATTTTACCGTCAGAGCAGCGCTTAACCAACCACCAATAGGAGTCTTGGTCATTTAATAAAACGCAATCTTGATCCTGCTCTAGTTGACAATACGATGGATCCTGTCCTTGGAATGCATAAAGAGCGTACAACTTGCTTGGATCTAACTCTTGTGGCGGTGGCAAAGGAATATACTCATCGCCGTTATCATCTTCCTCTAACTCAGGGCACTTCGCCGAGTCCTCATCAGAGGAGTCTAATTGGCCTTCTACATCATCGCTGCTGTCCAAACTGGCCCGCCTAGCGTTTTTAAAGAAACTTCCCACCAATTTTTTATCTGCAGAAGGAGGTTTTCGAGTTGGATGAAGAGTGGACTCCTCCTTACCCACTATATCAATATCCATCTGCTGTAGCCCTCGTTCGACACTCTCTTCAAAATCCGAGTCAGAATAGCAATATGGCGATTGCTCGTCTTCAACACTGTAATTTGAACTTGCCTCGCCAACACTAGAACCCTCATACCCTGATTCGTTCGACACTTCACTCACGCTCTCAGCCCGAGACTTCTCACCTGCACTAGCAACTAATTTCAGCGAATCCACACCTTGTTTACTTCGCAGCGTGCTCGACTCGAACTCACTCGTTTGAACCATCTGTTTCAGCGGTGATCCCAGCGCCTGCTTGGGAACCACGGTTTCCTGCTTTTCCGCCGAGCCAGGTGGCGGCTTTTTATTTGGAGTCGTGGGCCTCGAGGTAACAACAACACTGGCACTAGTACTCATTTCATCTTCTGTTTTTAGCCCAGTTCCAGCGCTCGAAAGGCCCTGCATAATATCCTGATAATCATCTACTAGCTCAGGATCCGATAGAAGCGAGTGATGATGTGATGAAAGTGTTCCACTACCCTTACTCGCTGCATACTGTCCGTAAGCCTTATCAATCAAGTTAGACATGCTTTTTCAACTGAAGCGCTTCTTAAAAACAATAAAACCGATCCCTAATTAATCACAAGTGGCGACACTTCCCACAGCTATCCTTTATATTCGATAGCAAGACTCTACTATTGTATCTCAGTCAAGGATTAATGATATCTAAAAGTAAGGATAATTTATGAGGTCCTGAACCGGGATTCAAAGTCTAGCTGTTATGTGGATGACCTTAATATTATGTGTTTCAGCTTCCTGAATGTCCCAAATGGTGAACACAAATTGACTATCAACTTTAGCCTAGGAGCCTTGAAGAATAAAGCTAACAATGCTGTAACAGACTCCAATTGGGATCACGACAGCAACAGGTTTCGATTGTTGTCCTTTGTTTAATACGAAATCATTAGTACTCTCTACTAAATTTTACTTTATTGGTGTCGTTTCTTTTGAACTATCTTCGTGTGGGAGTGACAAATAATGATTGGGTCACGTGTTTTGAACAAAAGCTTGCTCTCCTACAAAGGCTGGGTTACGGTAATTACACACCTTTCCCGGTTAGATTTACTGAGATATGGCGGTGGGTTTACTTATTGAACGTTTCTTCAAGAGTTGTTTGTTCTACGAACTTGACTCTGGTTTTCCTAAGGCTTACAAAATTAGTTTTTTACGCTTATAATTAGTGAACTAAACTAATGAAGTAGTAATTAAGAAAATATATAAGAAGATTCTGTCTCCTTGGTATTTTCGGGAATTGTAAAAAGTTTAGCTATATTGTGCTGTTGTTGAATTAAGATAGAGTTGATAGAATATGACTGTTGTTAAAACTGACCTAGATGGTATTCTACCTTTAGTTGCTAGGGGTAAAGTTAGAGATATTTACGAGGTTGATGATCAAACTTTACTATTTGTCGCTACAGATCGTATCTCCGCATATGATGTGATTATGCAAAATGCGATCCCAGATAAGGGTGTTTTGTTGACCCGTCTCTCTGAGTTTTGGTTTGATCTACTCAAGGACGATGTGCGTAACCATTTGAAGCATATTGAAGAGGGTAAGACAATGTATGACTACTTACCGGAGAAGTTAAAGGAAGAGAAGTACAGAAAGCAGCTTTCTGGACGCTCCCTTTTGGTCCAAAAGCATAAGTTGATACCATTGGAGGTCATTGTCCGTGGGTATATCACAGGATCAGCATGGAAGGAATATAAGAAGAGTGGTACTGTTCACGGATTACCCCAACCAGAGGGTTTACAAGAGTCGCAAGAATTCCCAGAGGCGATTTACACCCCTTCAACTAAAGCCGAGCAGGGTGATCATGATGAAAACATCTCACCAGAACAGGCAGCGCAATTGGTTGGAAAGGAATTGAATGATCGCGTTGCAGCCCTTGCTATTAAATTGTATACCAAGTGCAAGGAATACGCGAAAAGCAAAGGAATCATTATCGCTGACACGAAGTTCGAGTTTGGTATTGACGAAGAGACAAACGAGATTATTCTTGTTGATGAGGTTCTTACACCAGACTCTTCAAGGTTCTGGGCTGGCTCATCTTATGCGGTTGGTCATGGACAAGATTCCTATGATAAGCAGTTTTTAAGAGACTGGTTAACCTCTAAAGGGTTAAACGGTGTTGATGGCGTCGAGATGCCTGAAGAAATTGTTAACAAGAGTAGAAGCAAGTACATTGAGGCTTACGAAGCGTTGACAGGAAAACAATGGCAATGAAACCAGCCTAGCTGTGTTTCCGAAATTATAACAGTGAATAGTCTTGTAAATTAAAATACGTAAAAACACACTCGTTAAGTCGAATAATGAAAAACATATCCCTTTGATCAGGGTCTGCGGGGAAGAGAATGTGGACGAGTGTGATATCTTCCGTGATTTTCAGGCGTTACTTGAGCGCGTTTTACACCGATGAGCTCTCGCATCCTTTTATCTACTGCATTTTCAAAATCTATCCTATACTGTGTCTTAATATCCTTAAGTTCTTTGTCATAATCCTTGGCTTGTTTTTCTAACATTTCTCCGATCATGGTTAACTCCTTCTCATATTCCAGAAGCCGGCTTTCAAACCTTTCTAGTTGTAAAGCCTTCCTTGCTATCCTCATCTGCATTCCTTTAAGTAGATCGAATGCACTGGGACGGTTATTTTCATTTATTTGAATGCATGAGCGTACCAATTGCTCTAAATCTCGACTATAATGCTCGGGAAGTGGGTCTATGCTACCATTTTGAATCTTCCTCTGTAATTCCATGAAGTTTTTGGCTGGAAAAGGAACACGCAAAGAACACATCTCAAATACAACGCAACCAAAAGACCATATATCACTCAATGGTGTATAAGGCTGATCCATTAGGACTTCCGGGGACATATAGTATGGCGTTCCAACATATGTTGTAGCCAACTCAATGCTTGATTGTAGGGATTTTGCCAGCCCAAAATCACCAAGTTTGACACATACCTTGCTGTAATTTATATGCGACCCTCTCTTACCTTTTTCATCCCCTTTCAGGAATATATTACCTGGTTTTAAGTCTCTATGAATCACCAAATTACCTTTTCCGAGCTTATCATCGTATTGCTTCGGTATATTATCATATATTGTCTCTAGAGGTGGTATATCATTAGATGTATGACATTTATGCAGAGCGAGAAGTACCTGAACCATTATCCTCCATACATCGGCTTCGCTGATGTATTTTCTTTGGTTTTTATAATGCTTTATCATATGAGATAAATCTCCATAAGAACAATATTCCATGTAGAGATAAAGTACTTCACCATCATCCATTAAATCAGCATTATTCTTAACTGAAGATGAATGACCCCAATTGTAAAATTCCACTATATTTTCATGGCGGAGCCTTGCTAATATTGAGCACTCTGCTATAAGCTGCTGTCTTTCGCGTGCATTCATATTTCCGTATTTTATCTCCTTTCTAACCATTAGCTTCGACGAAGGAATGTGTATAACTTTGCGAACCGACCCAAAAGAACCACGCCCGATTTCCTCTAGTACTTCAAACTCATTTGGCTGTGGATGTCCAAACTGCTCCGGATAATGACTATCATTTGCTCTACGTTTCGGTTCAACATGAAGCATGTTGGTAAAGCGGAACTGGGTGTTATGAAGCAAGATCTTGATAATGCTGCTTTTCAATTGAGCATTAGTTTTCCCCGAATGTACACATCTACTGCTGAGAAATTACTTAGGTGATAAATTACATATGTCGACTTTGAAGATTGATTACGAAACGTAAGTTTTTATTTTGTTTATATTTTTCCTAAAAAGACCATAATAATAGTTTGTTAAAAATTCAATTAATCAATCGCCTGATGGTACCTTACTTGGAATCAAAAACCCTTCAAAATCATGCACAGGTCTATGATTTCCTTTACAAAGAGACGCTATGTCGTCACTCAGCTGATGGATTAAAATTGAGTCGTTCCCAACCTTACCTAAGCGAGCCTGTCGGGAAGGCGGAGGGGAATGAGGGGGGGATATGATCGATGGATCAAGTAGTGGGCCAGAGGTGTTTGGATGTATAAGTTGAGGTAACTTACTTGACGTCCAATTCGACAGTAAGAATTTTGACAATCTACCAACTGTTTGGTTAAGTTGATGTTCGTTAGTGTTATATATTGGATTATTCAATGTAGATTCAAGCAGTTTCTTGGGGTTGATATCCTTTGTACCTTTACTAGGTGGTGTATATTCCAATGCTCTTGTTAGTGCTATCTTAAGGAATTTCAATGCATCAATTTGGATAATTAAACTTGCTTGATACAACGTGAAGATACGAGTTACCTTGTCAACAAACCTTGGATCGAGTACCAAATCGTAACATAGTTTACCGAAAGGAGGGAGAGCAAGCAATCTTGTATATTTTGCAACAAATTT
The Eremothecium sinecaudum strain ATCC 58844 chromosome II, complete sequence DNA segment above includes these coding regions:
- the ADE1 gene encoding phosphoribosylaminoimidazolesuccinocarboxamide synthase (Syntenic homolog of Ashbya gossypii AER221W; Syntenic homolog of Saccharomyces cerevisiae YAR015W (ADE1)) produces the protein MTVVKTDLDGILPLVARGKVRDIYEVDDQTLLFVATDRISAYDVIMQNAIPDKGVLLTRLSEFWFDLLKDDVRNHLKHIEEGKTMYDYLPEKLKEEKYRKQLSGRSLLVQKHKLIPLEVIVRGYITGSAWKEYKKSGTVHGLPQPEGLQESQEFPEAIYTPSTKAEQGDHDENISPEQAAQLVGKELNDRVAALAIKLYTKCKEYAKSKGIIIADTKFEFGIDEETNEIILVDEVLTPDSSRFWAGSSYAVGHGQDSYDKQFLRDWLTSKGLNGVDGVEMPEEIVNKSRSKYIEAYEALTGKQWQ
- the BUD14 gene encoding protein phosphatase regulator BUD14 (Syntenic homolog of Ashbya gossypii AER220C; Syntenic homolog of Saccharomyces cerevisiae YAR014C (BUD14)), coding for MSNLIDKAYGQYAASKGSGTLSSHHHSLLSDPELVDDYQDIMQGLSSAGTGLKTEDEMSTSASVVVTSRPTTPNKKPPPGSAEKQETVVPKQALGSPLKQMVQTSEFESSTLRSKQGVDSLKLVASAGEKSRAESVSEVSNESGYEGSSVGEASSNYSVEDEQSPYCYSDSDFEESVERGLQQMDIDIVGKEESTLHPTRKPPSADKKLVGSFFKNARRASLDSSDDVEGQLDSSDEDSAKCPELEEDDNGDEYIPLPPPQELDPSKLYALYAFQGQDPSYCQLEQDQDCVLLNDQDSYWWLVKRCSDGKIGFAPAELLETFPERLARLNCWKNENLSSHGTPEDVTEPPKSSEYDIESPMKTLDENAKSVSFNEVVAYAERYIQLSASDDNIEVDSNSDNEGHDVILHIDEIHETKLIDHHPTNDGVSDIISDAAFTTADMLPLDVKKTRNYKRDISNSDNNGNNYSNNNNNEDDTAGSSVNNGTGDSPVGLRNTMVRKEQNYNIDDDLKQIFKAPVVPFSQARGNDISRSSSHNSISTIGEYSPSSSEYTNDSPQFDNDGKFTRKSVDDSFPTTRAIQDISRLVSDATDETLNIESPSVRPTGQLTNSSVTEESPFSSSSTADINTIITKADSDEWLVCSQKIQNSFSSIASTQSLGKSAHHPIIDELYEAVFERINELQQKLEKLKSSSPDETA
- the KIN3 gene encoding serine/threonine protein kinase KIN3 (Syntenic homolog of Ashbya gossypii AER222C; Syntenic homolog of Saccharomyces cerevisiae YAR018C (KIN3)), with the protein product MLHVEPKRRANDSHYPEQFGHPQPNEFEVLEEIGRGSFGSVRKVIHIPSSKLMVRKEIKYGNMNARERQQLIAECSILARLRHENIVEFYNWGHSSSVKNNADLMDDGEVLYLYMEYCSYGDLSHMIKHYKNQRKYISEADVWRIMVQVLLALHKCHTSNDIPPLETIYDNIPKQYDDKLGKGNLVIHRDLKPGNIFLKGDEKGKRGSHINYSKVCVKLGDFGLAKSLQSSIELATTYVGTPYYMSPEVLMDQPYTPLSDIWSFGCVVFEMCSLRVPFPAKNFMELQRKIQNGSIDPLPEHYSRDLEQLVRSCIQINENNRPSAFDLLKGMQMRIARKALQLERFESRLLEYEKELTMIGEMLEKQAKDYDKELKDIKTQYRIDFENAVDKRMRELIGVKRAQVTPENHGRYHTRPHSLPRRP